Proteins found in one Melospiza georgiana isolate bMelGeo1 chromosome 1, bMelGeo1.pri, whole genome shotgun sequence genomic segment:
- the LOC131090987 gene encoding transmembrane protein 14C-like — protein sequence MAVDWLGFGYAALVASGGIIGYAKAGSVPSLAAGLFFGSLAGLGAYQVSQNPHNIWVSLITSGALTAVMGTRFYHSRKFMPAGLIAGVSLLMVGRLALKMLEKPQEK from the exons ATGGCAGTGGACTGGCTCGGTTTTGGCTACGCCGCCCTGGTGGCATCAGGAGGAATCATTGGCTATGCAAAAGCAG GTAGTGTTCCATCACTAGCTGCTGGCCTTTTCTTTGGGAGTTTGGCTGGACTGGGTGCTTATCAGGTCTCACAGAATCCACATAACATTTGGGTTTCTCTGA TTACATCTGGAGCACTGACTGCTGTCATGGGAACAAGATTTTACCACTCCAGAAAATTCATGCCTGCAGGGCTAATTGCTGGTGTCAG TTTGCTAATGGTTGGAAGATTAGCACTGAAGATGTTGGAAAAGCCCCAGGAAAAGTAA